In Alosa sapidissima isolate fAloSap1 chromosome 5, fAloSap1.pri, whole genome shotgun sequence, the genomic stretch GTGGCCTCTGTGTTTATGCGTAACTCATAATCATGTGTACTCTCCCCCTCGCGCTTCTTATTGGGACGTGGGTCCTCCTGAAACCTCTGGCGATGGGGCGCTGAGTCTTTCTGCTTCACTGGTTTGTTGGTGGTGGTTATTCTAATTTCATCATATTGGCTTATAGGTGGGACAGGGTGCTTGGTGGTCTTAACCACATGTTTAGGGGTCTCCAAGCTGCCGTCTTCTAGGAATTCATCTGCTTCAGGTTCCTGCTCTTAAAGTGTTTGGCTGACATGGCATGCAAACGccaaatagtagcctatagtaCTGCCAAATCTCAAATCAACACTCGCACCTGTGTAGCGCACCTGGGTTTACTGCGTAGAAAACAGTGGGCTTTCTCTGCTTGTCCATACGTTGTCCTCTTGGCTAGCTCTCTGGCACTGGTGTACATGTGCTTTAACACTGAAGAAGTCTACATGGTGTTTGGGTCTTTTTCGCAAATTGCTTGATGTTCTAAAGCTTGCATATGTGGAGTGGAAGCAGCACTTTGTCCATTTACATGCCTCTACATTCAAAGTACAAATGTGGCCAAGAATTTCAACCTTACAGGAAAACTTGTAAAAAtgtgagtactgtcggtacggaaaaaaaaaagatttctaTTTCTCTTCGTACCGACTGTACTTGGTTACCTTGAGAAAcacagatctatgtgaaaaaatgtttttctttttcttttttctttaaatgtgtaaatctgTGCCATCGTCATTGTGTGTTCTCATCAGTGTCCtgtcatctgtgtgtatgtgtttttccaTGTTCTAACTCTTCCTACcactctcttttcttcctcctctccacccattCCCCCACTCCATTCTCATTCTTTCATCCATCCCTCACTCTTCCCTTCACCTGTTGTCATCGATGTCATCCTGTCATTCTTTTTCTCTTCAACTGGACAATGGTTCGTTGTCGATATGAATGGGCATCAAAAACCCTTGGCATCCAAACCCTTGCCTCACCCCCCAACTCTCATTTACGATACCTATTAAACCCACTCATACCCATTCGTCATGTTAAATCCTCACCCCAACTCACAATCCCTTGCGCATCGTCCTTGTCCATCACACCTTGAGCCCGCCCCTTCCCCCTCCAGACCTGCGTTTGAAGGCCAGGGGTGTTAACATTGTTCCGAGTCAGTCTGCCGCCAGCCGAAtagccagccaatcagaggacATCTCAGGTATCCCCCCACAAGGACCCTGGACACTCCCCACTTCATTCCACTCCACAGCTGCATTCTCATTCGCTGTCTTTGTCTGTCAGTCATCCAtgatttctttcactctcttatGGTAGTAGTTACTAACAATATTCTGGGCTCTGTTGCTCTAAATCATGGCCTTTGGATTAACTTGATATGGGTTTGGGTCATaggtagggctgggacaacgcgtcgacataatcgatgacgtcgacgcaaaatatggcCGGCCAGCACACATTGattttgtactatttaaattaaagataagataaaataatttcattgagctgcactttttactcacacagcctttcctcgccccgcccgctctctctcgtaacgagtccgctgctcctcctctgcatgtgcatttaacaagatattcacgattgttgaaggattgttgttgccacatagaagcactgcatagaacacagtgggctaaattgctattaaatccgcttagcatcgtgaccatgcagcgcaaatttgttcaaaactgctgcattaaagttaaagtaaactctgctaaggtcttatcacaacatagtacattgaggagactaaactaagttaagttacagtatgcaatcaagcagtatctcaaagctaatgttagaatactgtttggatgtcaagtttagcatgcttacttacagctgcttgtgtttcgttactcatgcagggctcattttattgactcagaatgtttgcaaaatcccgatgtaaatggaaaggtgttttccaagactcaaaagtgcttgtcccaaggaagtacgaaccgttatttgaactaactaggttatgaattgcataaacacatcagcagccttttaactgtgttaatgttaattgcaagacgtcttaaagtgacaggcactcaattagacctatacactactgaactttattgaatgctacctctgactaagaatgcattaatttgcacttgtatagtcttttattttggaatcttaagagcaatacacatatattgcaatgttaaagaattcatgtttaattcattcagatatgtaaataaacatgtataagttgctattagccAATTAATGAGGAGATAATtgataatcgaatcgaatcgaaattgaatcggactgaaaaaatgaatcgttagattaatcgatgcatcgaaaaaataatcgctagattaatcgtttaaaaaataatcgtttatcccagccctagtcATAGGTTTGCTGTGAATATGGCATTCtctttgagtgtttgtgtgtgtgtgttagaatgtatcattgtgtgtgtgttagaatgtgtgtgtgtgtgtcaggggagaAGAGTGTAGTGGTTAAGATGAACATAATGAGTAATATGAAGTGCAAGATTGTAAATAGACTTGTAATCCCTGCCCATTAGGATCCAACATGCATCACAGTGGAAGCAACCAATCAGGCATGGCCGAGGAGGCCACAAGAGGCATCGCCGTGGAGAAGTTCGACATCATGAAGAAGTGGGGCCTAAACACCTACAAGGTATACAGCAGTTGTTCAATAAGCATTAGTAAGCATTTAAAACATTTATGTCAAAGTTTACTCTggtttatttgtatttgtacttATAATACTTATAATACTAATTATCTACTTATTGTAGATAATTCAACAACTTTGGGAAATCAATCTGCTAATTTAATACCATAAGCAAGATTCTAAGCACAAATATAAGTTAGTTCATGCATAAGGTGCTTTGCTCATTGCGAGACCACTGTTTAAATTAGGCTCCTATCTGTTATTTATATTCCATgattaatatatattatttatgctcGAAACATTATAAGTTATGTAAGGGGTAACTGCTGCTGAGATTTCCTGATGTGTGGAATTAATGGACTAGTTTCATACACCAAGTCCATTAATTCTATATATCAGGACACCTCAAACTAAGGCTGTTATCCAGCTTATCCCTGCATTTATAGCACACAAAGAAAACATGCGGATTAATATCTGTTGACAGTTGTTTGATATGAGTACTGCATACGTTCCTCTGCAGTGCACAAAGCAGCTGATCTCGGAGCGGTTTGGACGCGGCTCCAGAACGGTGGACTTGGAGCTGGAGGCTCAGATCGAGGTTCTTCGGGACACCAAGCGGAAGTACGAGAACGTTCTTCGTCTGGCGAGAGCGCTCACCAACCACTTCTACAGCATGGTGCAGACCCAGCATGCCCTTGGAGACACCTTCGCGGACCTGAGCCAGAAGTCACCAGAACTACGGGTCAGTTTCATCAGACTTCAGTCTTCTTTATAATACAGTGATGAATAAAACGTGATGGTAATGGATGACGCTAGGGATTGAGAATTAGTGTTGTGTCTGCGATTagttgtatttgtgtatttgtgttgttttttgtagTAGACTGCTGTGTCATCcataataaaatgtttttttaatcttGATAATCGATGATGGGCGATGGCCATAATGGgagccttaaagcaacaccaaagagttttttgtacattaaaataatgtttccaaaatagtTTCAGTGGTTTATCAACACGTAACAgagtgaacggcacttctgcattcgcttcgcgaccCTCTATCTGTTATAACCACACTATGTAAGTTTTCCAGAtcaggtagcggatctgtagttcagtGGAATGAggcataagaaactacaaatttgacttgcttctgatgttgcaatacatcatactttcataaaatcatgcaacatactctagcTTGTTATTTGCAGAGCCGGTACTgtataaacaaatagtgtgcatgctaggaaaagtgctttgtataagtatatatactcttttgagcaAGTGCTCAAGTGAgtcacttcagccatggatgtgggcatgggagagcagtgctcaaccacttcccccccGTCCaaatttttcctactggtcggggatcgaacaggcaaccctttggttacaagcccgaagccctaatcAGTAGGCACCGGCTGccctttggtgttgctttaaagcttTTGATACAAATGCAAATGAACAGGTGGTTTACATATATGACCTGAAGGGATGCCATAGAAAAGTCTAAATGTTTTAAATTGGATTTTTGTGTTGTTCACAAACAGGACGAGTTTGGTTACAATGCAGAGACACAGAAGTTGCTgtgcaagaatggagagacgCTCTTGGGCGCCATTAACTTCTTTGTGTCCAGCATCAACACATTGGTGAACAAGACCATGGCAGACACTCTTTGGACCATCAAGCTGTATGAAAATGCCAGGTACGCCAGAGAAGAAGGGTTTCATGGGCCTTATGAGAGAGTAGCCAGAGAAGAAGGGTTTCATGGGCCTCATGAGAGAGAAGCCAGAGAAGAAGGGTTTCATGGGCCTTATGAAAGACAAATGAAGTGATTTCTGTTGTTATTTTTCTTGCCTGCAGACAAAGTTGGCTAATTCAAACACAGCTCTACTAAAACTGTACAGGACactttaataaataataatttgcctCATTTAACATGTTAGACCTTACCACTTGCCTTGGAGATCTGCTTAATAATGTGTGGGTGcctatgtctttgtgtgtgcacgtagACTAGAATATGATGCGTATCGGGCAGACCTTGAGGAGCTGAACCTGGGCCCGCGTGATGCCGTCACCATGGCGAGGATCGAGGGCGCTCAGGAGGAGTACCAGGCTCAGAAGGACAAATACGAGCGTCTCCGTAGCGATGTGACCATCAAGCTCAAGTTCCTAGAAGAGAACAAGGTACATGAAACCCAGCAGCAAGCACTTGTTTGAAACGGCGTGTACATCTAGACAGTCAGTGAACTCTACTCAACATTCGTCAGCCTGAACTTTGCACTAACTACACTACCTGTTATCTGCAAAAGTCGCAAAGTTGAATGAGTCCATTACCATAACTCACATTCCATGTTGACTGCTTTCAGTTAATATTCACAAAGTCAAATTCAGTGCAAAAagaaatacagtatatttgCATTGTATAGAACCTTTCAGCTACATAAACAAACGAGCGTAACTAAGGCATATCCTGTGGCACAAAAAGCAACATTGAGCTAATAATAACTCGGggataaacaaaaataatttttaaaaagtgtacATTTTGTAGAGTATACATTTTCATGACAACTTATCTGCATTGATTTTGAATGTTTATATCGGAAACCTTCTAGGAAccgattgaaagggtctacagGAAGAGACTGCAACTGCAACTATATTCATGTTTTTCAAGCAGCAATTCCTCCAATAGAAAATTCAGAATTCAACCTGCAATACTTGCAACCTCATAGATGCACTCAATGTTGCTAAGTAGTCAGTCCATAAGTGGAAATAGATGTAATACTCACAACAACTCCAATGCAAGGCAATGGTATTTCCATCCAGCCCCAAGGTGCTCATGTGCGATGTGGTgtgctctctcctgtgtgtgtgtgtggtgtgcctgtgtgtgtgtgtgtgtgtggtgtgcctgtgcgtgtgtgcaggtgaAGGTGATGCACAAGCAGCTGCTCCTCTTCCACAACGCCATCTCGGCCTACTTTGCTGGCAACCAGCAGCAGCTGGAACAGACCCTCAAGCAGTTCAACATCAAGCTCAAGCCTCCCGGTGACGACAAACCCTCTTGGCTGGAGGAGCAGTGAGCCGAGCCTTATGGACCGGCCGGCTgaccgaccacacacacacacacacacacacacacacacacacacacacacacacactgttaactCAACTTTGACCCGGGACCAAGACAGCCCGTTttccctctccttcttcctcctcttcctcctcctcatcctcatcctctatCTTCAGTTCCTGAATTTGGTTCAGTCactgatttaaaaaaagaagccCCACACTCCACTTGCATACAGATGTTTCTTTTTTGGAGAGAACGGCTGAAGAAAACCGATACATCCAGAACATAGAACTCGTTCCATACGATCCTCTCTTACTGTATTTCAATCATCACAAACCTTATAGCCACCAAAGCCCAAGTCCTTAAAAACGGACTAATATCCACCTGTGGACTAGTGGATATGTTTACTGCTTTCACTAATATCCACCTGTGGACTAGTGGATATGTTTACTGCTTTCACTAATATCCACCTGTGGACTAGTGGATATGTTTACTGCTTTCACTAATCTCCACCTGTGGACTAGTGGATATGTTTACTGCTTTCACTAATATCCACCTGTGGACTAGTGGATATGTTTACTGCTTTCACTAATATCCACCTGTGGACTAGTGGATATGTTTACTGCTTTCATTTTTGAATTACAAGCCTGTTGTTGTCAGTGTGATTGTGATGACAGACTTATGAAGGACATGGTTTATCTGAGGATTATTCagatatttagctgaaaggggTCAGTGATTTTTGGGCTTGTGTTTActagtgtatgtgttttgttgttCAGAAACCCTTTGGAAATGGAGCTTGGGAAGATGTACTGTATGAAGCAGGCACACTACATGTGGTGTAGCTGATGCTTATGGATGATGAATATTTCCCAAACCACCTGACATGCATACTAAAATGCCCCCGTGGGTAATTTTTTCGAAATCGTGAACACTCTTCAGAATGCATCTTCAGTAACCGGTCGTTCAGCTTCAGAGAAAGGTCACAAAAGAAGCATTTATGTCTATGTTGGTCTTGGAAAAAAAACGTCTGGTGGAGGTCTTATTCTGACGTCCAGCATCCATTAGTCCAGTGCCTGCTCCCTCCAACCAAGCCTTGGAAGTGGAGACTATTCATGTACAGTATTCAGTGTCAGTGGTCACTGCAAAAATTGATCATGTCGGTAAATCAGTAATGTCCTGATTGCATCCCAGTCGTTTAGCTTCATGTTAGTTGCTAGTTGCCACACAACTGCACGGCTCTTGTTTTGGCACTCGTCAGATAGTGgtgtaaaaagttgtgaaatacgTTTTGGCATCTAAGAATGGGTCAGGGCTTAAGTTAagttcagtgatttttttttttttttttttttaacaacagACCATTGCTGTTTGCAAAGTAAGTCTTGTTGGAATTCCAAACACTTTGAAGACCTTGGGTGGAACACTGCTTAGTTTTTTCTTGTATGCTCATGTTTATATGTCTGCACTCCCTTATTGAAACTGATAGGTGGACATGTAACAACAAGTCTTAtactattgtttgtttgtttgtttgtttgtgtgtgtccataacAGATAACTCCATTGTCCAGTGAAGAATAATTGCCAAAATCCTTATAAGCATGAATGCATTTATCTCTATTAGAAAACTAAACCGGAAATGTAACTTAATTTTCACTACAAGCCTCACTTTTGCCAGCTTGGGAAAAGACTGCACAAATGTGTGGTATTGTTTACTTCCCTGTTCTTTGATGTGCAATGTGATTTTTAGTTTTTAAACTCAAAAAGCAGATAAGAGGCAAACAACATAACACCTTTGCACTGGGAAGACAGTGGcttgtttttgttgcaaactTTATCTGATATCTCCAGATTatattctgtatttgttgtaatTTGTCTTGAGTAAGAACTATGAATCAATGCTGATATAGACTTTATGCAAAATCAACATGCACATAGAATAATGCTTGCTAGTTGCTACAAATGTCTAACTGGCGCACACCATGCTAAATACTCGTTTGGAATGCTAGCGCCTTTTTTAACTACAAAAAACCTACTCACATTATTAATACATGATCATTGACACTTTGACCCTAATAGCTGCAAAGAAAACTGCTGAAATCTCTCGTTTTAGTAGAGGTATTTGACAACGCGGTCGCTCTTGAAAACACGTAATTGTTCAACACTATAGGAGACTTATGAGCTTGCCATGAAGCAATACAAAGGACATGTCTCTAATAATCTAGTCATGTACTCTGGTCCGTTTGTTACTCTGCTCAATGTGTGCATGTCATTGCAAATCCTCCATATCTGTCATGACTGTCTTTGGTCAGCGTAAGACATGACTGTGGTTATTTTGTaaacccctcccccccaaatatGTCCTTGTGCAGTCCTACCACTTTGACATGTACACTGTTTGTCAGATTGACTTGATATAACCTAGACGCTGGGGATAGGACCGATACATTGACAGAACTATATTTAACAAAGAAAGCTTACATTTTTAcagaatgtttttatttttcctatAAATGTTGTGGCATGTGGCGTACAGACAGGATCATGCATACTGTAGAATTATGTCTGCAATGAATGTCATAGACATTACTGATACTGTATCTTAAATGGTCTCAAACTCTGATGGAACTGAACCTTGAAGTACTAAAGGTTTTTTTTGTACTATTAACTCCAATCTGACCTAATGCTCCTGGTGTTCCTTGCCTCTTTGTACAATTCCGACCCCGTAAAGTTGATTGTTTTCATACATCAGTGTGTGTCCTTTTAACCACTAGTGAAGACCATGAAAAGAGTTCTGATGTAGTCATAGGCGGCAGCTGATGGAAGGATTTCTAAACATATATTATTTGTGTACAATCAGTTGTTAACAGCTGCTCTGATTTTTCTAGTGTATGATTGTATATATGGATATTTAAGATGACAAGACGTGAACTGTATTTCTGTAAAGATTGCCTTTATCTCTCAGTTTGACCAAACCTCTGGAACATGGAAACTCTCAAACCCACAAGATGAAATAAAATGTTTCCaaaatgatttcattttcaGTGATGT encodes the following:
- the arfip2b gene encoding arfaptin-2b isoform X6 — translated: MHSIFMQSSSMADSIMSRAATMEIPINSNGDSRTIPEDDGLEQDLQQVMVSGPNLNETSIVSGGYGGTAEGIIPTSSIKGPAIHFNADFLPRRIPAPGQDLRLKARGVNIVPSQSAASRIASQSEDISGSNMHHSGSNQSGMAEEATRGIAVEKFDIMKKWGLNTYKCTKQLISERFGRGSRTVDLELEAQIEVLRDTKRKYENVLRLARALTNHFYSMVQTQHALGDTFADLSQKSPELRDEFGYNAETQKLLCKNGETLLGAINFFVSSINTLVNKTMADTLWTIKLYENARLEYDAYRADLEELNLGPRDAVTMARIEGAQEEYQAQKDKYERLRSDVTIKLKFLEENKVKVMHKQLLLFHNAISAYFAGNQQQLEQTLKQFNIKLKPPGDDKPSWLEEQ
- the arfip2b gene encoding arfaptin-2b isoform X4 codes for the protein MADSIMSRAATMEIPINSNGDSRTIPEDDGLEQDLQQVMVSGPNLNETSIVSGGYGGTAEGIIPTSSIKGPAIHFNADFLPRRIPAPGQGSNMHHSGSNQSGMAEEATRGIAVEKFDIMKKWGLNTYKCTKQLISERFGRGSRTVDLELEAQIEVLRDTKRKYENVLRLARALTNHFYSMVQTQHALGDTFADLSQKSPELRDEFGYNAETQKLLCKNGETLLGAINFFVSSINTLVNKTMADTLWTIKLYENARLEYDAYRADLEELNLGPRDAVTMARIEGAQEEYQAQKDKYERLRSDVTIKLKFLEENKVKVMHKQLLLFHNAISAYFAGNQQQLEQTLKQFNIKLKPPGDDKPSWLEEQ
- the arfip2b gene encoding arfaptin-2b isoform X2, whose amino-acid sequence is MADSIMSRAATMEIPINSNGDSRTIPEDDGLEQAAKAQWSLDEKADSRDLQQVMVSGPNLNETSIVSGGYGGTAEGIIPTSSIKGPAIHFNADFLPRRIPAPGQGSNMHHSGSNQSGMAEEATRGIAVEKFDIMKKWGLNTYKCTKQLISERFGRGSRTVDLELEAQIEVLRDTKRKYENVLRLARALTNHFYSMVQTQHALGDTFADLSQKSPELRDEFGYNAETQKLLCKNGETLLGAINFFVSSINTLVNKTMADTLWTIKLYENARLEYDAYRADLEELNLGPRDAVTMARIEGAQEEYQAQKDKYERLRSDVTIKLKFLEENKVKVMHKQLLLFHNAISAYFAGNQQQLEQTLKQFNIKLKPPGDDKPSWLEEQ
- the arfip2b gene encoding arfaptin-2b isoform X1; this translates as MHSIFMQSSSMADSIMSRAATMEIPINSNGDSRTIPEDDGLEQAAKAQWSLDEKADSRDLQQVMVSGPNLNETSIVSGGYGGTAEGIIPTSSIKGPAIHFNADFLPRRIPAPGQGSNMHHSGSNQSGMAEEATRGIAVEKFDIMKKWGLNTYKCTKQLISERFGRGSRTVDLELEAQIEVLRDTKRKYENVLRLARALTNHFYSMVQTQHALGDTFADLSQKSPELRDEFGYNAETQKLLCKNGETLLGAINFFVSSINTLVNKTMADTLWTIKLYENARLEYDAYRADLEELNLGPRDAVTMARIEGAQEEYQAQKDKYERLRSDVTIKLKFLEENKVKVMHKQLLLFHNAISAYFAGNQQQLEQTLKQFNIKLKPPGDDKPSWLEEQ
- the arfip2b gene encoding arfaptin-2b isoform X5, producing MHSIFMQSSSMADSIMSRAATMEIPINSNGDSRTIPEDDGLEQDLQQVMVSGPNLNETSIVSGGYGGTAEGIIPTSSIKGSNMHHSGSNQSGMAEEATRGIAVEKFDIMKKWGLNTYKCTKQLISERFGRGSRTVDLELEAQIEVLRDTKRKYENVLRLARALTNHFYSMVQTQHALGDTFADLSQKSPELRDEFGYNAETQKLLCKNGETLLGAINFFVSSINTLVNKTMADTLWTIKLYENARLEYDAYRADLEELNLGPRDAVTMARIEGAQEEYQAQKDKYERLRSDVTIKLKFLEENKVKVMHKQLLLFHNAISAYFAGNQQQLEQTLKQFNIKLKPPGDDKPSWLEEQ
- the arfip2b gene encoding arfaptin-2b isoform X3; the protein is MHSIFMQSSSMADSIMSRAATMEIPINSNGDSRTIPEDDGLEQAAKAQWSLDEKADSRDLQQVMVSGPNLNETSIVSGGYGGTAEGIIPTSSIKGSNMHHSGSNQSGMAEEATRGIAVEKFDIMKKWGLNTYKCTKQLISERFGRGSRTVDLELEAQIEVLRDTKRKYENVLRLARALTNHFYSMVQTQHALGDTFADLSQKSPELRDEFGYNAETQKLLCKNGETLLGAINFFVSSINTLVNKTMADTLWTIKLYENARLEYDAYRADLEELNLGPRDAVTMARIEGAQEEYQAQKDKYERLRSDVTIKLKFLEENKVKVMHKQLLLFHNAISAYFAGNQQQLEQTLKQFNIKLKPPGDDKPSWLEEQ